From Brevibacillus marinus, a single genomic window includes:
- a CDS encoding class II aldolase/adducin family protein, producing MTVQQVIHELKKTGKYLMEYGLAWGNAGNISARIDDQSYVITASGTFLGELADDDFVVCSLHEEAAGAGPKKPSKETPMHRAIYESRPEIQAVLHASPFYSTLAACSSLEIPADWFVETMYYLERIERVPYRHPGSRELGEAVREKAKRANILLLENHGVLVYDVSIREARMALQTLEMACSMLITAKQANVPIRSLPPQVVEDFLANAGYKPRRSWHT from the coding sequence ATGACTGTGCAACAGGTGATCCACGAGCTAAAAAAGACCGGCAAGTATCTGATGGAGTACGGTCTGGCTTGGGGAAATGCCGGCAATATCAGTGCGCGGATCGATGACCAAAGCTACGTGATTACCGCCAGCGGCACGTTCCTCGGGGAACTGGCTGACGACGATTTTGTGGTCTGCTCCTTGCATGAGGAAGCAGCGGGGGCTGGCCCCAAAAAACCATCAAAAGAAACGCCCATGCATCGAGCCATCTACGAGTCGCGGCCGGAGATTCAAGCCGTCTTGCACGCTTCCCCTTTTTACAGCACGCTGGCAGCCTGCTCATCGCTGGAGATTCCTGCGGATTGGTTTGTCGAAACCATGTACTATCTGGAGCGCATCGAACGGGTTCCCTATCGACATCCGGGCAGCCGGGAGCTGGGCGAAGCGGTGCGGGAAAAAGCAAAGCGCGCCAACATTCTCTTGCTGGAAAATCATGGGGTGCTCGTGTATGATGTCAGCATCCGGGAAGCGAGAATGGCTCTGCAAACACTGGAAATGGCCTGCAGCATGCTGATCACCGCCAAACAGGCGAATGTGCCGATCCGTTCGCTGCCGCCGCAGGTCGTCGAGGATTTCCTCGCGAATGCCGGGTACAAACCAAGAAGATCCTGGCA